The genomic segment CCTTGGCGCTCAGCGGTCGCAATATAAAGCGCAAGCTGCCAAGCTGCCGGGGCATTAATGGTCATGGAGGTGTTCATCTTGTTTAACGGAATTTCGTTAAACAGTGTTTCCATATCCCCAAGATGCGAAATAGGAACGCCTACTTTACCAACTTCACCGCGCGAGAGTACATGATCAGAGTCATAACCCGTCTGTGTTGGCAAATCAAAAGCAACAGACAGACCCGTTTGACCACGGCCTAGGTTGGTACGAAACAGTTTGTTTGTTTCAACTGCTGAACTGTGACCTGAATAAGTCCGAAACAGCCATGGGCGATCTTTTTGTACAGTCATCTCAAACGCTCCTAAAGCGGTAATAAAATTACATGTAATGATTCTCAAAAGGTATGATTATTTCAGAAATGAATCATCAATTGGCGATAATCTACCACTATGTGCATCGCAAAAAAAGCCCGAAATCGCGCTCAAACTAAGATTTTTTTTCAACAAGTTGCATATGTAACCTTTATTTTGTGCGCAGATGCAAAAAAAGCTTGTCTCATCGTCAAAATGGTGTAGACCAGATATCAAAGAAATCGTCGATTAGGTCATCGACAGTTGGAAACATTTTTTGAAAGCCAAGGGAGTATCCCAATTATGAGTTACCTCGCCGAAGTTACAGCGAATCAAGAAAAGAAAGACCTTTATGAGATTGGTGAAGTGCCACCTCTGGGTCACGTACCTGCAAAAATGTACGCTTGGGCCATCCGTCGTGAACGCCACGGCAACCCAGATACAGCGATGCAGTGCGAAGTCGTTGAAACGCCAAAACTAGATAGCCACGAAGCGCTTGTTTACGTTATGGCTGCTGGTGTGAACTACAACGGTGTTTGGGCTTCTTTGGGTAAGCCGATTTCTGTATTTGACGTTCACAACGAAGATTACCACATTGCGGGTTCTGATGCGTCTGGCATCATCTGGGCTGTTGGTGACAAAGTGAACTTGTGGAAAGTGGGTGACGAAGTTGTTGTTCACTGTAACCAGGATGATGGCGATGATGAAGAATGTAACGGTGGCGACCCTATGTTCTCTAAATCCAACCGTATCTGGGGTTACGAAACACCTGACGGTTCTTTTGCACAATTCTGTCGCGTTCAAGCACAACAATTGATGGAACGTCCTAAGCATTTGTCTTGGGAAGAATCAGCTTGTTACACGCTGACATTGGCAACCGCTTATCGTATGCTATTTGGTCACCGTCCACACATCTTGCGTCCAGGCCATAACGTATTGGTTTGGGGTGCATCTGGTGGTCTTGGTTCCTTTGCGGTTCAGCTTTGTGCTGTTGCAGGTGCCAATGCAATTGGTGTGATCTCTGATGAAACAAAGCGTGATTTCGTTATGGGCTTGGGCGCTAAGGGCGTTCTTAACCGTAAAGACTTCAATTGCTGGGGCCAATTGCCAGAAGTAAACGGCGACGGTTTCAACGATTACATGAAAGAAACTCGTAAATTTGGTAAAGCCATCTGGGAAATCACAGGTAAAGGCAACGATGTTGACTTTGTATTTGAACACCCGGGTGAAATGACATTCCCTGTATCTTGTAACGTTGTAAAACGTGGCGGTATGGTTGTCTTCTGTGCGGGTACATCTGGTTTCAACCTGACAATGGATGCCCGTTTTGTCTGGATGCGCCAAAAACGTATTCAGGGTTCTCACTTTGCCAACTTGAAGCAAGCTTCACAAGCCAACAAACTTGTTGTTGAGCGTCGCATTGACCCATGTATGTCTGAAGTCTTCCCATGGGCTGACATTCCAGAAGCACACATGAAGATGCTTGCAAACAAACACCTTCCAGGCAACATGGCTGTTTTGGTTAATGCTAAAACAACTGGCCTTAAAACACTGGAAGAAAACCTCGATTAAGAGGTTCTTACCCAAGAATTGTCATCCCGCATTCTGTAAAGTGCGGGATGACGTTTTGGGCACCCTGTCATTGAAATTAATAAAAGGACCGATCCATGAGCGATCTTATCCTCTCTGATCTTTTGCCTTCTGCTGGTCGCGCTGTTGAAGCTGCTGACGTCTTGTTGGAAAAAGCCAAAGATGCTGTTTCTGAAAAAGTCATGGTTGATGGCCGTGTCAATTCTGCCAAACTTGAAGCAGAGCAAACAGCCGCTCACGGTTTGTCCTGGATGGCAACCTATGTTGAATCCCTGCGTCAAATGCACAAATGGGGTGAGAAGCTAACTGAAGAAGGTAGCTTTGGTGAGTTTGAACAATTGATCCTGCAATGCGCCTTTGGTGAATATTGCACACAGTTGACTCACGGCATTGCCATTTCACAAGTAGAAATTATCCGTCCCCATGATATGGGCCTGACATCTGCGGATTGTCACGCCTACATGAAAGACGATGTAAAACGCTTTAAATATGAAGGCAACACACCAGCTGTTCGCCGCAAAATTGCTGAATATGCCAAAGACGGTCTGGAAACAGGGTCCTTTGGGACAACAGGTCTGGACGAAGAACTGGAAATGATCCGTGATCAGTTCCGTCGCTTTGTTGACGAGCAAGTTATTGAAGAAGCCCATAAATGGCATGAAAAAGACGAACTCATTCCCCTTGAGATCGTTGAAGCGGTTGCTGAAATGGGTGTCTTTGGTCTGACTATTCCTGAGGAATATGGCGGGCTTGGCATGGGCAAAACAGCCATGTGTGTTGTGACAGAAGAATTGTCACGCGGCTATATCGGTGTGGGTTCCCTTGGCACACGTAACGAAATCGCCGGTGAGTTGATCCGCTTGGGCGGTACAGAAGAGCAAAAAGAGAAATATCTCCCGATGATCTCTTCTGGTGAAATTCTGCCAACAGCTGTTTTCACAGAGCCAAACACAGGTTCTGACCTTGGTTCGCTTAAAACACGTGCGGTTTTAGAAAATGGTACATGGAAAGTGACAGGCAATAAAACCTGGATCACCCATGCATCGCGTTCTGATTTGATGACCTTGCTCGTGCGTACCAACCCGGATGAAAAAGGCTATAAAGGTCTGTCTATGTTGTTGGCTGAAAAACCACGTGGCACAGAAGAAGATGCTTTCCCGGCTGAAGGTATGGACGGCGGCGAAATCGAGGTTCTCGGTTATCGTGGCATGAAAGAATATGAATTGGCATTTGACGGTTTTGAAGTACCAGAAGGTCAATTGCTCGGCGGTGAAGAAGGCCAAGGCTTTAAACAGCTGATGGAAACCTTTGAATCTGCACGTATCCAAACTGCTGCGCGCGCCTCTGGTGTGGCGACATCGGCGATGGAACTGGGCATTCGTTACGCAACAGAGCGTGTTCAATTTGGTAAGCCGATTTTCGAATTCCCACGTGTTCACGCCAAAATCGCTTGGATGACGGTTGAAACCATGATCGCGCGTCAGTTGACCTACTTCTCTGGTTGGGAAAAAGATCACGATGTACGTTGTGACATCGAAGCCGGTATGGCGAAATTGTTGGCAGCACGTGTGGCTTGGTCAAATGCGGATAACGCATTGCAAATCCACGGCGGTAACGGTTATGCGACGGAATATCCGATCTCTCGCGTTTTGTGTGACTCACGTATCCTCAATGTCTTTGAAGGTGCCGCTGAGATCCAAGCAGGCGTGATTGCACGTGGTCTTTTGACACGTCGTTAAGGTTTTCACGATAAGCCTTATCCTTCCCTCTCCTTTTTTGGGGTAAGGCTGGCCGTGAACTGGCGCAAGATAAGCGATTTTAGGATTCTGCCATCTGCTTATCTAGTTTTGCGCCCTCCAATGGGGGTTTCCTCAAAGGAAAAGGCAGACAGCGAAGCCGACTTGATCCCCTTTCCCTTTATTGGGAGAGGGGATTTTTTATGTGTTGAAATAATAGTATCTCACGTACTTTAAGGTGTTCATCACAAAGTATTACACACAAAAATGTTACTATCGTGCGCAATTATTCAGTGTTAACCTCGCCTTAAAATTAAAAACACTTATCTTAGTAAGTTAGGCGCAGCTTATGGATTTCGAAGCCCTTGTCGGGCGGGCCGCACAGTATAGTTCGGATATCATTCTTATTGCTGATAAGAAATCCGAGGAATGCGAGGCTCTTAATATACTCTATGGGAATCCGGCTTTTTGGCGCGAGATTGGTTGTAGTGCGCAAAATGTTGCCCAATGTGGTTGTCATATTAAACTCAGCCAACCTGATTTTAGCAATCATGCCTTATTAAGTGTGAGTGATGGCTGTCAGGTCTGCACGACTTTTCGTGTCAGCCTGACTGCTTTACCTGAAGAAGAAACGGGTCAAACCAATTGCTATATGCTGGTTGGGCGTCCCAGTGGGGCAAGTCTGTCAGAAGGGCGTGAACAGCTTTATAGTGATATTGCGCGAAAGTTTATTGAACGTCCTGCTGATGAGGCTGCCAGTGCAGCGGTGCGTGCAGCAGGTTTATATTTTGATGTTGAAGCAGCTTATGCTGCGCGTTTGGACCTGACCAGCAAAGTGATGGATTTTCGCTATCACTGGACAAAAATGGAGCCCGCTTCCCAAACGCAACAGGTCCCACAAAAACAAACCATTTGTGACTGGGTTCTTAAACAGCTCCAGAAAAATGAAGTTGTCCAGATCAATGATTTGGCGAGTTTACCCAAAGAGGATCTACACCTTTGCACCACCTTGAGTGAAAGCGGCACAAAGGCCTGCATTATGGTGCCTGTGTTATTGTCAAAAAAAACCATCTGGTTTATTGGCATTCATTGTATGAGCACCACACGCCACTGGAACAAAGAAGATGTGGATACGTTTAAGGTAGTCGGTGATCTTTTAGGCAATGCTTTTACCCAGAATGAGATCGCCTGGTCCTTAAAAGAAAGCGAACGTCGTTTTAGTGATGTCAGTGCAAATATTCCCGGTGTGGTCTATCAAATGCGCCGCAATAAGGATGGCCAAAATTATCTTAGTTATATCAGCCAAGGTGTGCGTGAGCTCACCGGTTGGGGGCCTGCCAGCATGTTGTCAAAACCTGAATTGCTTGAAGAGATGGTTTTGCGTCAAGACCGTGGACGTTTTCGCGAGGCCATAGATAAGGCGGGCTTGGATTTTGCCAGCTGGTCCAGTGATGTGCGCCTTCAACACCGTGATGGGACAACCATCAAATGGGTGCGATCAAGCGGGCGTACCCATCGCGGCTCAAACGGAGATACGGTCTGGAATGGTCTGTTGTTGGATATTTCAGACCATCATCATGCAGAAGAAACCATGCGTGTTTCAGAAGAACGCCTGCGCCGCATTTTGGGAACAAGTCCGATTTCTATCGGCATTAGCGATGTGAAAACCTTTAAGATTCTCTTTGCCAATAAACGTCTGGCAGAGATGTTTCACCTAACGCGTAACGACGTTATCGGTTTTGATACACGTAAATTTTACAGCAATGCAAAATACCACCGCCAACATTGGGTGGAGACACGACGCGGCAAAACCCTTGATAATGTGGAAATAGAATGTCTGCGCTCAGATGGCACTCCTTTTTGGGCACAGATTACCACCCGTCAAATTGAATATGGCGGACGCGAAGCCATTTTATGGTGGGCCTTTGATATAACCGATCATAAAAAATCCCGCGAAGCCCTTGCCCATTTGGCCCATCACGATTCTCTTACCGGGCTTGCCAATCGTCGCTTGTTTGATGAACATTTGCGCAATGCCATTGCCCTTGCAAAGCGTAACGAAGCACCCGGTGTTCTGTTTTATTTTGATTTGGATGGGTTCAAGCCCGTGAATGACCAGCATGGGCATACA from the Candidatus Terasakiella magnetica genome contains:
- the ccrA gene encoding crotonyl-CoA carboxylase/reductase; protein product: MSYLAEVTANQEKKDLYEIGEVPPLGHVPAKMYAWAIRRERHGNPDTAMQCEVVETPKLDSHEALVYVMAAGVNYNGVWASLGKPISVFDVHNEDYHIAGSDASGIIWAVGDKVNLWKVGDEVVVHCNQDDGDDEECNGGDPMFSKSNRIWGYETPDGSFAQFCRVQAQQLMERPKHLSWEESACYTLTLATAYRMLFGHRPHILRPGHNVLVWGASGGLGSFAVQLCAVAGANAIGVISDETKRDFVMGLGAKGVLNRKDFNCWGQLPEVNGDGFNDYMKETRKFGKAIWEITGKGNDVDFVFEHPGEMTFPVSCNVVKRGGMVVFCAGTSGFNLTMDARFVWMRQKRIQGSHFANLKQASQANKLVVERRIDPCMSEVFPWADIPEAHMKMLANKHLPGNMAVLVNAKTTGLKTLEENLD
- a CDS encoding acyl-CoA dehydrogenase family protein; protein product: MSDLILSDLLPSAGRAVEAADVLLEKAKDAVSEKVMVDGRVNSAKLEAEQTAAHGLSWMATYVESLRQMHKWGEKLTEEGSFGEFEQLILQCAFGEYCTQLTHGIAISQVEIIRPHDMGLTSADCHAYMKDDVKRFKYEGNTPAVRRKIAEYAKDGLETGSFGTTGLDEELEMIRDQFRRFVDEQVIEEAHKWHEKDELIPLEIVEAVAEMGVFGLTIPEEYGGLGMGKTAMCVVTEELSRGYIGVGSLGTRNEIAGELIRLGGTEEQKEKYLPMISSGEILPTAVFTEPNTGSDLGSLKTRAVLENGTWKVTGNKTWITHASRSDLMTLLVRTNPDEKGYKGLSMLLAEKPRGTEEDAFPAEGMDGGEIEVLGYRGMKEYELAFDGFEVPEGQLLGGEEGQGFKQLMETFESARIQTAARASGVATSAMELGIRYATERVQFGKPIFEFPRVHAKIAWMTVETMIARQLTYFSGWEKDHDVRCDIEAGMAKLLAARVAWSNADNALQIHGGNGYATEYPISRVLCDSRILNVFEGAAEIQAGVIARGLLTRR
- a CDS encoding sensor domain-containing diguanylate cyclase → MDFEALVGRAAQYSSDIILIADKKSEECEALNILYGNPAFWREIGCSAQNVAQCGCHIKLSQPDFSNHALLSVSDGCQVCTTFRVSLTALPEEETGQTNCYMLVGRPSGASLSEGREQLYSDIARKFIERPADEAASAAVRAAGLYFDVEAAYAARLDLTSKVMDFRYHWTKMEPASQTQQVPQKQTICDWVLKQLQKNEVVQINDLASLPKEDLHLCTTLSESGTKACIMVPVLLSKKTIWFIGIHCMSTTRHWNKEDVDTFKVVGDLLGNAFTQNEIAWSLKESERRFSDVSANIPGVVYQMRRNKDGQNYLSYISQGVRELTGWGPASMLSKPELLEEMVLRQDRGRFREAIDKAGLDFASWSSDVRLQHRDGTTIKWVRSSGRTHRGSNGDTVWNGLLLDISDHHHAEETMRVSEERLRRILGTSPISIGISDVKTFKILFANKRLAEMFHLTRNDVIGFDTRKFYSNAKYHRQHWVETRRGKTLDNVEIECLRSDGTPFWAQITTRQIEYGGREAILWWAFDITDHKKSREALAHLAHHDSLTGLANRRLFDEHLRNAIALAKRNEAPGVLFYFDLDGFKPVNDQHGHTFGDWVLHQVGLRLRTVLRDTDIGARLGGDEFGVIAHGMDDIRAIEAVVHKMQEAISQPYVQEDKVAHIGLSIGVVRFFGTEDDTRKIVMLADSAMYKAKQAGKGSYRLINMPSCDVQKALS